From a region of the Streptomyces puniciscabiei genome:
- the lnt gene encoding apolipoprotein N-acyltransferase, with translation MTVTATSVDQPDQLQPSPAPSAFRGRLLRLVPAVASALCGVLLYVSFPPRTLWWLALPAFAGFGWVLRGRGWRAALGLGYLFGLGFLLPLLVWTGVEVGPGPWLALVAIEAVFVALVGVGVAAVSRLPAWPVWAAALWIAGEAVRARVPFRGFPWGKIAFGQADGVFLPLAAVGGTPVLGFAVVLCGFGLYEAGRLLAERRRTGDVRRGAAAAALLSVAVPVAGAVAARPLVSDRAEDGTRTVALIQGNVPRSGLEFSAQRRAVLDFHVRETLRLAADIKAGRTPKPDYVLWPENSSDIDPFSNPDAAAVIDGAAKAVGVPISVGGVVEKDGKLLNEQILWDPVEGPTQTYDKRQIQPFGEYLPLRGLVGAVNKNWTGMVRQDFSRGSTPGVFDIDGAKVGLATCYEAAFDWAVRDTVTHGAEMISVPSNNATFDRSEMTYQQLAMSRIRAVEHSRTVTVPVTSGVSAIIMPDGKITQRTGMFVPAYLVQKVPLRTSKTPATELGILPEIALVLVAAGGVGWAIGSGLRRRRAGGA, from the coding sequence GTGACCGTCACCGCAACTTCCGTGGACCAGCCGGACCAGCTCCAGCCGTCCCCCGCGCCCAGCGCGTTCCGCGGCCGCCTGCTGCGCCTGGTCCCGGCCGTCGCCTCCGCGCTCTGCGGAGTGCTGCTCTACGTCAGCTTCCCGCCGCGCACCCTGTGGTGGCTGGCGCTGCCCGCCTTCGCCGGTTTCGGCTGGGTGCTGCGCGGGCGTGGCTGGAGGGCGGCCCTCGGCCTCGGCTACCTCTTCGGGCTCGGCTTCCTGCTGCCGCTGCTGGTGTGGACCGGCGTGGAGGTGGGGCCCGGTCCCTGGCTGGCCCTCGTCGCCATCGAGGCGGTCTTCGTCGCCCTGGTCGGCGTCGGTGTCGCCGCCGTCTCCCGGCTGCCGGCCTGGCCGGTGTGGGCGGCCGCCCTCTGGATCGCGGGCGAAGCGGTACGCGCGCGTGTGCCCTTCCGGGGCTTCCCCTGGGGCAAGATCGCGTTCGGGCAGGCGGACGGCGTCTTCCTGCCGCTCGCCGCGGTGGGCGGCACGCCCGTGCTCGGCTTCGCGGTCGTCCTGTGCGGATTCGGCCTGTACGAGGCCGGCCGGCTGCTCGCCGAGCGGCGCCGGACCGGGGACGTGCGCCGGGGCGCGGCGGCCGCCGCGCTGCTGAGCGTCGCCGTCCCGGTCGCGGGTGCGGTCGCCGCCCGGCCGCTGGTGAGTGACAGGGCCGAGGACGGCACCCGGACCGTCGCGCTCATCCAGGGCAACGTGCCGCGCTCCGGTCTGGAGTTCAGCGCCCAGCGACGGGCCGTGCTCGACTTCCACGTGCGCGAGACGCTCAGGCTCGCCGCCGACATCAAGGCGGGCAGGACCCCGAAGCCCGACTATGTCCTGTGGCCGGAGAACTCCTCCGACATCGACCCCTTCAGCAATCCGGACGCGGCCGCCGTCATCGACGGCGCCGCCAAGGCCGTCGGCGTGCCCATCTCGGTCGGCGGAGTCGTCGAGAAGGACGGCAAACTGCTCAACGAGCAGATCCTGTGGGACCCGGTCGAGGGACCGACGCAGACCTACGACAAGCGGCAGATCCAGCCGTTCGGCGAGTACCTCCCGCTGCGCGGGCTCGTCGGCGCGGTCAACAAGAACTGGACCGGTATGGTCCGCCAGGACTTCAGCCGCGGCAGCACTCCGGGCGTCTTCGACATCGACGGCGCCAAGGTGGGCCTCGCCACCTGCTACGAGGCCGCCTTCGACTGGGCCGTGCGGGACACGGTCACCCATGGCGCGGAGATGATCTCCGTGCCGAGCAACAACGCGACCTTCGACCGCAGCGAGATGACCTACCAGCAGCTGGCCATGTCCCGGATCCGCGCCGTCGAGCACAGCCGCACCGTCACCGTGCCGGTGACCAGCGGCGTCAGCGCGATCATCATGCCGGACGGGAAGATCACCCAGCGGACCGGCATGTTCGTGCCCGCCTACCTCGTCCAGAAGGTGCCGCTGCGCACGTCCAAGACCCCCGCGACCGAGCTCGGCATCCTCCCGGAGATCGCTCTGGTGCTGGTCGCCGCGGGCGGTGTCGGCTGGGCGATCGGGTCCGGGCTGCGCCGTCGGCGCGCCGGTGGCGCCTAG
- a CDS encoding NUDIX hydrolase yields MATPDFIRTLRSSAGRQLLWLPGVTAIVFDDEGRVLLGRRADTRKWSVIGGIPEPGEQPAACAVREVFEETAVRCVAERVVLVQALEPVTYPNGDQCQYMDITIRCRAVGGEARVNDDESLEVGWFTVDALPELHQFGLLRIKQAMSEAPTWFDPATAD; encoded by the coding sequence ATGGCTACTCCTGACTTCATCCGCACGCTCCGCTCCTCCGCCGGCCGGCAACTGCTCTGGCTCCCCGGAGTCACCGCGATCGTCTTCGACGACGAGGGCAGAGTGCTGCTGGGCCGGCGGGCCGACACCCGCAAGTGGTCGGTGATCGGCGGCATCCCGGAGCCGGGCGAGCAGCCCGCGGCCTGTGCCGTGCGGGAGGTCTTCGAGGAGACGGCGGTGCGCTGCGTGGCCGAGCGGGTCGTCCTCGTCCAGGCCCTGGAGCCGGTCACCTACCCCAACGGCGACCAGTGCCAGTACATGGACATCACCATCCGCTGCCGCGCCGTGGGCGGCGAGGCCCGGGTCAACGACGACGAGTCCCTGGAGGTGGGCTGGTTCACGGTGGACGCGCTGCCCGAGCTCCATCAGTTCGGCCTGCTCCGGATCAAGCAGGCCATGTCCGAGGCACCCACATGGTTTGACCCTGCGACTGCCGACTGA
- a CDS encoding helix-turn-helix domain-containing protein: MSRDHLQPAPGGSIEAPFLELLARDASVEAYEQPVLLARAEGGPADRIAALERAKLLALRVRAELEGRRRREAELSALFETAHDLAGLRDLDAVLQAIVQRARSLLGTDVAYLTLNDPARGDTYMRVTEGSVSARFQQLRLGMGEGLGGLVAQTTRPYVTEDYFKDARFQHTLTIDAGVRDEGLVAILGVPLMLGPHVIGVLFAADRRARVFERAQIALLGSFAALAAAAIDSANLLTETRAALAGLERANEIIRDRSAAIERASDVHDRLAELVLRGGGVHDVAAAVSEVLDGTVEFGEADAAPAAALEASRAEGHAVRHGDDWIAAVAAGGELLGALVLCGHPGLDPVDQRTLERAAMVTSLLLLARRSAAEAEQRVRGELLDDLLDARDRDPRLLRERAARLHADLDATHVVLAARLDGPAADADEEAAARRRLWSAASHLAATGHGLAAARDGGTVLLLPLAAGDTATDLARRTARQLGTAVHQPVTVGASAPVGDLATHPETVATAYAEGRRCLEALHLLGRAGDGAAAEDLGFLGLLLAGERDIAGFVDRTIGPVVSYDERRGTELLRTLDAYFACAMSPARTKDALHVHVNTVAQRLERVGRLLGDDWQTPARALEIQLALRLHRLAAPDRR; encoded by the coding sequence ATGTCTCGCGATCACCTTCAGCCGGCACCCGGCGGCAGCATCGAGGCCCCCTTCCTCGAGCTGCTGGCCCGCGACGCCTCCGTGGAGGCGTACGAGCAGCCGGTGCTGCTCGCCCGCGCCGAGGGCGGACCGGCCGACCGCATCGCCGCGCTGGAGCGGGCCAAGCTGCTCGCCCTGCGCGTCCGGGCCGAGCTGGAGGGGCGCCGGCGCCGCGAGGCGGAGCTGTCCGCGCTGTTCGAGACCGCCCACGACCTCGCGGGTCTGCGCGACCTCGACGCCGTCCTGCAGGCCATCGTGCAGCGCGCCCGGTCCCTGCTCGGCACGGACGTCGCCTACCTCACCCTCAACGACCCGGCGCGCGGCGACACCTACATGCGGGTCACCGAGGGCTCGGTCTCCGCCCGCTTCCAGCAGCTGCGCCTCGGCATGGGCGAGGGCCTCGGCGGACTGGTCGCCCAGACCACACGGCCGTACGTCACGGAGGACTACTTCAAGGACGCCCGCTTCCAGCACACCCTCACCATCGACGCCGGCGTCCGTGACGAGGGCCTGGTCGCCATCCTCGGCGTCCCCCTCATGCTCGGCCCGCACGTCATCGGCGTCCTCTTCGCCGCCGACCGCAGGGCGCGCGTCTTCGAACGCGCGCAGATCGCCCTGCTCGGCTCCTTCGCCGCCCTCGCCGCGGCCGCGATCGACAGCGCCAATCTGCTCACCGAGACCCGCGCCGCCCTGGCCGGCCTGGAGCGGGCCAACGAGATCATCCGGGACCGCAGCGCGGCCATCGAGCGCGCCTCCGACGTGCACGACCGGCTCGCCGAACTCGTCCTGCGCGGCGGCGGGGTGCACGACGTGGCCGCCGCCGTCTCCGAAGTCCTCGACGGCACCGTGGAGTTCGGCGAGGCCGACGCGGCGCCGGCCGCCGCGCTGGAGGCGTCCCGCGCCGAGGGCCACGCGGTACGGCACGGCGACGACTGGATCGCCGCGGTCGCCGCGGGCGGCGAACTCCTCGGCGCGCTGGTGCTGTGCGGACATCCCGGCCTCGACCCCGTCGACCAGCGCACCCTGGAGCGCGCCGCGATGGTCACCTCCCTCCTCCTGCTCGCCCGCCGTTCGGCGGCCGAGGCCGAACAGCGGGTGCGGGGCGAACTGCTGGACGACCTGCTGGACGCCCGCGACCGCGATCCGCGCCTGCTGCGCGAACGCGCCGCCCGGCTGCACGCCGATCTGGACGCCACCCATGTCGTCCTCGCCGCGCGCCTTGACGGCCCGGCCGCCGACGCCGACGAGGAGGCCGCGGCCCGCCGCCGGCTGTGGTCGGCCGCCTCCCACCTCGCCGCGACCGGGCACGGCCTGGCCGCCGCACGTGACGGCGGCACCGTCCTTCTGCTGCCGCTCGCCGCCGGCGACACCGCCACGGACCTGGCCCGTCGCACCGCCCGCCAGCTGGGTACGGCCGTCCACCAGCCCGTCACCGTCGGCGCCTCCGCCCCGGTCGGCGACCTCGCCACCCACCCGGAGACCGTCGCCACCGCCTACGCCGAGGGTCGCCGCTGCCTGGAAGCGCTGCATCTGCTCGGCCGGGCCGGGGACGGGGCGGCGGCCGAGGACCTCGGCTTCCTCGGCCTGCTCCTCGCGGGCGAGCGGGACATCGCCGGCTTCGTCGACCGCACCATCGGCCCGGTCGTCTCCTACGACGAGCGACGCGGCACGGAACTGCTGCGCACCCTCGACGCGTACTTCGCCTGCGCGATGAGCCCGGCCCGGACCAAGGACGCGCTGCACGTCCACGTCAACACGGTCGCCCAGCGGCTGGAGCGGGTGGGCCGGCTGCTGGGCGACGACTGGCAGACCCCGGCCCGCGCCCTGGAGATCCAACTCGCCCTGCGTCTGCACCGGTTGGCGGCCCCGGACAGACGCTGA
- a CDS encoding cold-shock protein, producing the protein MAQGTVKWFNSEKGFGFIAQDGGGPDVFAHYSNIATQGFRELQEGQRVSFDVTQGQKGPQAENILPA; encoded by the coding sequence ATGGCACAGGGAACCGTGAAGTGGTTCAACTCTGAAAAGGGTTTCGGTTTCATCGCGCAGGACGGCGGCGGCCCCGACGTCTTCGCCCACTACTCGAACATCGCGACCCAGGGCTTCCGTGAGCTCCAGGAGGGTCAGCGGGTCTCCTTCGACGTCACGCAGGGCCAGAAGGGCCCGCAGGCGGAGAACATCCTCCCCGCCTGA
- a CDS encoding DEAD/DEAH box helicase, whose translation MSRRPQKTNRRASSPRPSASSPREFRLPESTTPALPAVEEFAALDMPAELLKALTTQGVTTPFPIQAATLPNSLAGRDLLGRGRTGSGKTLAFGLALLARTAGLRAEPKAPLALVLVPTRELAQQVADALTPYATAVNLRLATVVGGLSITKQAGALRRGAEVLVATPGRLNDLVERGDCELTGVRITVLDEADQMTDMGFLPQITKLIQQVRPDGQRMLFSATLDRNIDRLVQRFLTDPVVHSVDPSAAAVSTMEHHVFHVQDETDKKAVTTRIAARDGRVILFLDTKRSADRLAKRLLSVGVRAAALHGGRSQPQRNRTLEQFRNGQVTALVATNVAARGIHIDDLDLVVNVDPPTDHKDYLHRGGRTARAGGSGSVVTLVLSDQKRDVNRLMSDAGIRPRTARITSSDPELATITGAREPSGVAVTIEVPQPATPTASRPDRKNGTEPGRRSGRRRRNGGGARAATGTAARTDSGGSDRRSGAGATATGGAPAAGGRGSARRAGSGGAAGGATGAGGRGSDRRPATGAASGKAVRGSGRRSSAT comes from the coding sequence ATGTCCCGCAGGCCCCAGAAAACGAACCGGCGCGCCTCGTCACCCCGACCGTCGGCGTCGTCGCCGAGGGAATTCCGGCTGCCGGAAAGCACGACACCCGCCCTTCCCGCCGTCGAGGAATTCGCCGCTCTGGACATGCCCGCGGAGCTGCTGAAAGCCCTCACCACGCAGGGCGTGACCACTCCCTTCCCCATCCAGGCCGCCACGCTGCCCAACTCGCTCGCAGGCCGTGACCTGCTGGGACGAGGGCGCACCGGCTCCGGCAAGACCCTCGCCTTCGGGCTGGCCCTCCTGGCCCGCACGGCCGGACTGCGAGCGGAGCCCAAGGCGCCCCTGGCTCTCGTGCTGGTGCCCACCCGGGAGCTCGCCCAGCAGGTGGCGGACGCGCTCACCCCCTACGCGACGGCGGTGAACCTCCGTCTGGCCACCGTGGTCGGCGGGCTGTCGATCACCAAGCAGGCCGGTGCGCTCCGGCGCGGTGCCGAGGTACTCGTGGCGACGCCCGGCAGGCTCAACGACCTGGTGGAGCGCGGAGACTGCGAGCTCACCGGCGTACGCATCACGGTGCTGGACGAAGCCGACCAGATGACCGACATGGGCTTCCTGCCGCAGATCACCAAGCTGATCCAGCAAGTACGGCCCGACGGACAGCGCATGCTGTTCTCCGCCACCCTGGACCGCAACATCGACCGCTTGGTGCAGCGGTTCCTGACAGACCCCGTGGTGCACTCCGTGGACCCGTCCGCGGCAGCGGTGAGCACCATGGAGCACCATGTGTTCCACGTCCAGGACGAGACCGACAAGAAGGCCGTCACCACGCGGATCGCGGCCCGTGACGGGCGGGTCATCCTCTTCCTCGACACCAAGAGGTCCGCCGACCGGCTCGCCAAGCGGCTCCTGTCCGTCGGTGTCCGCGCGGCGGCACTGCACGGCGGCCGCTCCCAGCCGCAGCGCAACCGCACCCTGGAGCAGTTCAGGAACGGGCAGGTCACCGCCCTGGTGGCGACGAACGTCGCGGCCCGGGGCATACACATCGACGACCTCGACCTCGTCGTGAACGTCGATCCCCCCACCGATCACAAGGACTACCTCCACCGGGGCGGCCGCACGGCCCGCGCCGGTGGCTCCGGCAGCGTGGTCACGCTGGTCCTGTCCGACCAGAAGCGGGACGTGAACCGGCTCATGTCGGACGCGGGCATCCGCCCCCGAACGGCCCGCATCACGTCGAGCGACCCGGAACTGGCCACCATCACCGGCGCCCGCGAACCTTCCGGTGTGGCCGTCACCATCGAGGTGCCCCAGCCGGCGACGCCGACGGCGTCCCGCCCGGACCGGAAGAACGGTACGGAGCCCGGAAGGCGATCCGGCCGCCGCCGCCGAAACGGCGGCGGAGCCAGGGCGGCGACAGGTACTGCGGCCAGGACGGACAGCGGGGGCTCCGACCGCCGGTCCGGGGCCGGGGCGACAGCGACCGGTGGCGCCCCCGCAGCCGGCGGGCGCGGTTCCGCCCGCCGAGCGGGATCCGGCGGGGCCGCGGGAGGCGCCACCGGAGCGGGCGGCCGCGGTTCCGACCGCCGGCCGGCGACCGGCGCTGCCTCCGGCAAAGCCGTCCGCGGATCCGGCCGCCGCAGCTCTGCCACCTAG
- a CDS encoding histidinol-phosphate transaminase — MDIPVLHRLALNESPYPPLPSVREAMQRAVAEAHRYPPFHPDDLTERIAAWCRVPPDRVAVGSGSVGVALQLLQAVVRPGDAVVHAWRTFDAYPLLAGMAGAQPVPVPLSPDGHQDPGALLAALDHRTRVVVLCNPHNPTGSLVTADALSAFLRRVPRHITVLLDEAYVEFARDTDLPDSPALLDAHPNLLVLRTFSKAYGLAALRVGYGLGSSELVERIRRQQLPFGINAVATAAVQASLRAESELRLRVDTVVAERERLRRELASLGWRVRPGHANSVWLAAPDPIDAGAAALTEAGVQTRHYPGEGLRLTVGNRNANDTVLTALAEVRAHRSASRT; from the coding sequence ATGGACATCCCCGTGCTGCACCGGCTCGCCCTGAACGAGAGCCCCTATCCCCCGCTGCCCTCGGTACGCGAGGCGATGCAGCGGGCCGTCGCAGAGGCTCACCGTTACCCGCCGTTCCACCCCGACGACCTCACCGAGCGGATCGCCGCATGGTGCCGGGTGCCCCCCGACCGCGTCGCGGTCGGCAGCGGATCGGTCGGCGTGGCCCTCCAGTTGCTCCAGGCAGTGGTCCGGCCCGGTGACGCGGTGGTACACGCCTGGCGCACCTTCGACGCCTATCCTCTCCTGGCCGGCATGGCCGGCGCTCAGCCTGTCCCCGTCCCCCTGTCGCCGGACGGACACCAGGACCCGGGCGCCCTGCTCGCGGCGCTCGACCACCGCACCCGCGTCGTGGTGCTGTGCAATCCGCACAACCCCACCGGCAGCCTCGTCACCGCCGACGCGCTGTCGGCGTTCCTGCGCCGGGTCCCTCGACACATCACCGTGCTCCTCGACGAGGCGTACGTGGAGTTCGCCCGCGACACCGATCTGCCGGATTCACCCGCGCTCCTGGACGCACACCCCAACCTGCTGGTCCTGCGCACCTTCTCCAAGGCCTACGGCCTCGCCGCCCTGCGGGTGGGCTACGGCCTCGGCTCCTCCGAGCTGGTGGAGCGGATCCGCCGGCAGCAGCTGCCCTTCGGGATCAACGCGGTGGCAACGGCGGCGGTGCAGGCATCACTGCGGGCCGAGAGCGAGCTGCGCCTCCGCGTGGACACCGTCGTCGCCGAACGTGAACGGCTCCGGCGCGAACTGGCGTCCCTCGGCTGGCGCGTACGCCCCGGCCACGCCAATTCCGTCTGGCTCGCCGCGCCCGATCCGATCGATGCGGGCGCGGCGGCACTCACGGAAGCCGGTGTCCAGACGCGCCACTACCCCGGTGAGGGACTCCGGCTCACCGTCGGCAACCGGAACGCCAACGACACGGTGCTGACCGCGCTGGCGGAAGTGCGCGCGCACCGGAGTGCGTCGCGGACGTGA
- a CDS encoding 3-oxoacyl-ACP synthase III family protein: MTTVSLTDVASYLPGEPVPAEFYTDFPGAEDKLRNHPMFKVPPLRHHVARDETNADMVERAVQPLVERHGMKEIRGVDVLLVHSQLPDLPFVGAGTEVARRLGLNPEWLVDVANAGCASFVHMVKLARQILTSTDAKTALICNAQSAAGQWFTQSEVRKLAQAAIPGDGCGVGYVTTSAQSPVLDVETRHIGEYAGDMTVAVDDGRKYWEPGESQLRIGFTDASVAKVLARGNRLVPEVVTALCRRLGVASTDIDVLITNQPNRTFLRNWREALQLPAERHLNTFDEYGNLFGSAIPITLDRAIDSGRVTDGDLVVLGGFAHAGDFAGAVAVRWHGGRG; this comes from the coding sequence GTGACCACGGTCAGCCTCACCGACGTGGCGAGCTACCTGCCCGGCGAGCCGGTCCCCGCGGAGTTCTACACGGACTTCCCCGGAGCCGAGGACAAGCTCCGCAACCACCCCATGTTCAAGGTGCCGCCGTTACGGCACCACGTGGCCAGGGACGAGACCAACGCCGACATGGTCGAGCGCGCCGTACAACCTCTCGTCGAACGGCACGGCATGAAGGAAATCCGTGGCGTCGACGTGCTGTTGGTGCACAGCCAGCTGCCGGACCTGCCGTTCGTGGGCGCCGGGACCGAGGTGGCGCGTCGGCTGGGTCTGAACCCGGAGTGGCTCGTCGATGTGGCCAACGCGGGCTGTGCGTCGTTCGTGCACATGGTGAAGCTGGCCCGGCAGATCCTCACCTCCACCGACGCGAAGACGGCGCTGATATGCAATGCGCAAAGCGCCGCGGGACAGTGGTTCACCCAGTCCGAGGTGCGCAAACTCGCCCAGGCGGCGATCCCGGGGGACGGCTGCGGTGTGGGGTACGTGACGACGTCGGCGCAGTCGCCGGTCCTCGACGTGGAGACCAGGCACATCGGCGAGTACGCCGGCGACATGACCGTGGCCGTCGACGACGGCCGTAAGTACTGGGAGCCGGGCGAGTCCCAGCTGCGGATCGGGTTCACCGACGCCAGTGTCGCCAAGGTCCTGGCACGCGGGAACCGCCTCGTCCCCGAAGTGGTCACGGCCCTGTGCCGGCGGCTCGGCGTGGCGAGCACCGACATCGACGTCCTCATCACCAACCAGCCCAACCGCACCTTCCTGCGGAACTGGCGAGAGGCGCTGCAACTGCCTGCCGAACGGCACCTGAACACCTTCGACGAGTACGGGAACCTCTTCGGATCGGCGATCCCGATCACCCTGGACCGCGCGATCGACTCCGGACGGGTGACGGACGGCGACCTGGTGGTGCTGGGGGGATTCGCCCACGCGGGCGACTTCGCCGGTGCCGTCGCCGTGCGCTGGCACGGCGGACGGGGCTGA
- a CDS encoding thiamine pyrophosphate-binding protein — translation MTITTSESHTGEADGETVRLVDWLAGELAGAGVTHMFGVGGANIEDLYDAVHRGGAVRGVVAKHEFSAVTMADGYARTTGRLGVVAATSGGGAMNLVPGLAEAYASRVPVLALVGQPPTGQEGHGAFQDSSGRAGSFDAREVFAPLSRFCARVDEADSFVELLPRAVAAAQAEPRGPAVLLLPKDVQQARIRVPARGAAPTPAGPATTTTARRDTAAVSAVSDALRAAGRVLVIAGEGVATAGARGELAELARRLGAWVAVTPDAKDVFDNRDPRFAGVAGVMGHANVEDCLRRADLCLLVGTRLPLLARGGLDRALAATDVISLCPEPPFVAGTALGGDLRDALRAVTARLPPHRRPCPPHAGPLPAAVPGALVGTRGRTVAHAQAVAAVEAALPEDAHVFVDAGNTGAGAIHLLPAPRHGRFVVAVGMGGMGYTFGAGIGAALATGRRTYVLAGDGAFFMHGMEVHTAVEYDAPVTFVIFNNNAHAMCAMREEFFQGGVRSDDLFARTDLAAGVAAAFPSLQVTEAADAAHLRTALLRSNAGAGPAFVSVECDPREIPPFLPFQSFTKAAESKESSDERAVVHVG, via the coding sequence ATGACCATCACGACCTCGGAATCACACACGGGGGAAGCCGACGGAGAAACGGTACGTCTGGTCGACTGGCTGGCCGGCGAACTCGCCGGGGCCGGCGTCACCCACATGTTCGGCGTCGGCGGCGCGAACATCGAGGACCTGTACGACGCGGTGCACCGCGGCGGCGCCGTCCGGGGCGTCGTCGCCAAACACGAGTTCTCCGCCGTCACCATGGCCGACGGATACGCGCGTACCACCGGCCGCCTGGGGGTTGTTGCCGCCACCTCGGGCGGTGGGGCGATGAATCTCGTACCGGGTCTGGCGGAGGCGTACGCCTCCCGGGTACCCGTGCTGGCCCTGGTGGGCCAGCCGCCGACCGGCCAGGAAGGGCACGGGGCGTTCCAGGACTCCAGCGGCAGGGCGGGCTCCTTCGACGCACGTGAGGTCTTCGCACCCCTCTCCCGGTTCTGCGCCCGGGTCGATGAAGCGGACTCGTTCGTGGAGTTGCTGCCCCGGGCGGTCGCGGCGGCACAGGCCGAGCCACGCGGACCGGCCGTGCTGTTGCTGCCCAAGGATGTGCAGCAGGCGCGGATCCGGGTGCCCGCCCGCGGTGCGGCCCCGACACCGGCCGGCCCCGCCACGACAACCACGGCGCGGCGCGACACAGCTGCCGTCAGCGCCGTGTCGGACGCCCTTCGCGCGGCCGGTCGCGTCCTCGTCATCGCCGGTGAGGGCGTCGCCACGGCCGGCGCACGTGGGGAACTGGCCGAACTGGCCCGGCGCCTCGGGGCATGGGTGGCGGTCACCCCGGACGCCAAGGACGTCTTCGACAACCGTGATCCCCGATTCGCGGGAGTGGCCGGGGTAATGGGCCATGCCAACGTCGAGGACTGTCTGCGCCGGGCCGATCTGTGCCTGCTGGTCGGTACCCGGCTGCCGCTCCTGGCGCGCGGTGGCCTCGACCGGGCCCTGGCCGCCACCGACGTCATCAGCCTCTGCCCCGAACCGCCGTTCGTGGCAGGCACCGCACTGGGCGGGGACCTGCGGGACGCGCTGCGCGCGGTGACCGCCCGGCTGCCCCCGCACCGACGCCCCTGCCCGCCGCACGCCGGCCCCCTGCCCGCTGCCGTCCCGGGTGCGCTCGTCGGGACCCGAGGGCGAACGGTTGCCCACGCCCAGGCGGTCGCCGCCGTGGAGGCGGCCCTCCCCGAGGACGCGCACGTCTTCGTGGACGCGGGCAACACCGGGGCCGGCGCGATCCATCTCCTCCCGGCACCGCGACACGGCCGCTTCGTGGTGGCGGTCGGCATGGGCGGCATGGGCTACACCTTCGGTGCCGGCATCGGCGCCGCGCTCGCCACCGGCCGGCGCACCTACGTCCTCGCGGGCGACGGGGCCTTCTTCATGCACGGCATGGAGGTGCACACCGCCGTGGAGTACGACGCACCCGTGACCTTCGTGATCTTCAACAACAACGCCCACGCCATGTGCGCGATGCGGGAGGAGTTCTTCCAGGGTGGCGTCCGCAGCGACGACCTGTTCGCCCGGACCGACCTCGCCGCCGGAGTGGCCGCCGCCTTCCCGTCCCTGCAGGTCACGGAGGCCGCCGACGCGGCGCACCTGCGCACGGCACTGCTGCGCAGCAATGCCGGCGCCGGCCCGGCGTTCGTCTCGGTGGAGTGCGACCCACGGGAGATCCCCCCGTTCCTTCCGTTCCAGTCCTTCACCAAAGCCGCCGAGAGCAAGGAGAGTTCGGATGAGCGAGCCGTTGTCCACGTTGGCTGA
- a CDS encoding GlxA family transcriptional regulator, whose translation MLERRVVVVVYGGAMALDITGPIEVFDTANRLLGPSGIPYRTEFVSADAPLVRMSSRMVVEASPLEAGQGPIDTLLVPGGWSLDSALRDEELVPWIGRAAARSRRVASVCGGSFLLAEAGLLDGRRATTHWAYSEAMASRYPDVTVDAEPIFVWDGPFVTSAGVSTGIDMALALVEADHGSALALQTARFLVLFLKRHGGQSQYSAVLDAQLADHPPIRAAQEWILENLDSPLPVAEIARRANMSQRNFARVFRREVGTTPGQYVERTRIARARELLETTDLTISQIAGRCGFAATETFFRSFGRTLGLTPKEYRHRFQVISPSGLIDRHHERERNPA comes from the coding sequence GTGTTGGAGCGACGTGTTGTTGTGGTGGTGTACGGGGGCGCGATGGCCCTGGACATCACCGGACCGATCGAAGTGTTCGATACCGCGAACCGCCTCCTCGGCCCCTCGGGCATCCCCTACCGGACCGAGTTCGTCTCCGCCGACGCACCGCTGGTGCGCATGAGTTCGCGGATGGTGGTCGAGGCATCACCACTGGAGGCAGGGCAGGGCCCCATCGACACACTCCTCGTACCGGGCGGGTGGAGTCTCGACAGCGCACTGCGGGACGAGGAACTCGTGCCCTGGATCGGCCGGGCAGCGGCCCGGTCGCGCAGGGTCGCCTCCGTCTGCGGCGGATCCTTTCTGCTGGCCGAGGCGGGCCTCCTCGACGGCAGGCGCGCCACCACGCACTGGGCGTACAGCGAGGCGATGGCCTCCCGCTATCCGGACGTGACGGTGGACGCCGAGCCGATCTTCGTCTGGGACGGCCCGTTCGTGACCTCCGCCGGCGTGTCCACGGGCATCGACATGGCGCTGGCTCTGGTGGAGGCCGATCACGGATCCGCGCTCGCGCTGCAGACGGCACGGTTCCTGGTGCTGTTCCTCAAGCGGCACGGAGGCCAGTCCCAGTACAGCGCCGTCCTCGACGCGCAGTTGGCCGACCATCCGCCGATCCGGGCCGCGCAGGAGTGGATCCTGGAGAACCTGGACAGCCCGTTGCCCGTGGCCGAGATCGCGCGGCGGGCCAACATGAGTCAGCGCAACTTCGCCCGGGTCTTCCGGCGCGAGGTGGGCACGACACCCGGACAGTACGTCGAGCGGACGCGTATCGCCCGCGCACGCGAACTGCTGGAGACCACGGACCTGACGATCAGCCAGATAGCCGGCCGCTGCGGATTCGCCGCCACCGAGACGTTCTTCCGCTCCTTCGGACGGACCCTGGGACTCACCCCCAAGGAATACCGGCACCGCTTTCAGGTCATCTCGCCGTCCGGCCTCATCGACCGGCACCACGAGAGGGAGAGGAACCCCGCATGA